Proteins encoded in a region of the Vicia villosa cultivar HV-30 ecotype Madison, WI linkage group LG5, Vvil1.0, whole genome shotgun sequence genome:
- the LOC131604278 gene encoding uncharacterized protein LOC131604278 yields the protein MCVLFDAQDILDLVNDGYTPIVDSTTTKVAWDTLVWCYDGDASVKKVKLPSLRKQYENLNMKNNDKVPDYISSVIMVTNQMKAYEETLFEQDLKASSGKNQKLSWSETKKRHGGSQKLEASNSDKKKHHKGNEKFARERFRKRKKIGCANDKYLNAEGMGNVKVRVKNGKIVLIKDVCYILGMKGNLMSGNKRTFKVNVGTTETKCLSGQGDER from the exons ATGTGTGTGTTGTTTGACGCTCAAGATATTCTTGATCTCGTCAATGACGGTTACACGCCG atcgtTGATTCAACAACGACGAAGGTTGCGTGGGACACATTGGTATGGTGCTACGACGGTGACGCATCCGTGAAGAAGGTGAAACTTCCGAGTCTACgtaagcaatatgagaatctcaacatgaagaacaatgataAGGTACCAGATTACATCTCTAGTGTGATTATGGTCACCAATCAGATGAAAGCTTATGAAGAAACACTCTTTGAACAA GATCTGAAAGCGTCTTCTGGTAAGAATCAAAAGTTGTCTTGGTCAGAGACCAAGAAGAGACATGGTGGTTCTCAGAAGTTGGAAGCCTCCAACTCTGATAAGAAGAAACATCATAAGGGAAATGAGAAGTTTGCAAGAGAAAGATTCAGAAAGAGGAAAAAGATCGGATGTGCTAATGATAAGTACCTTAATGCTGAAggaatgggaaatgtcaaagtcagagtGAAGAATGGAAAAATTGTTCTAATCAAGGATGTTTGTTATATTCTTGGTATGAAgggcaatctgatgagt GGAAATAagagaacattcaaggtgaatgtagggACAACTGAAACTAAATGCCTTAGTGGACAAGGTGATGAAAGGTGA